Sequence from the Qingrenia yutianensis genome:
TATGCAAAACATGTTCTAATATTTTGAAAATTTTTATAAAATATACAAAGGAATGGTCATATGAAAAAATTTTTGCTGTGGGTTATAACTCTCTGGCTGATTATTTTTGCACTGCCGTTTTTGGCGGTGAGCGTAAAAAAAAGCGCGGACGCATCTGAAAAGGGGCAGAAAAATCGGGCGGACATTGATATGGGAAAAGAAATTTCGGTATATCTTGCAGATAGCGGAAAGTGCGTCACAATGCCGTTTGAGGAATACATAACGGGCGTCGTGTGCGCCGAAATGCCGGCGCTTTTCGAGGTTGAGGCAATCAAGGCACAGGCGGTGGCGGCACGGACGTACACGGTGTCAAAAATCAACGCGAACGCAAACGATTTACAGGACGCGCACAAAGGCGCGTCAATCTGCACAAGCCCGGCGCACTGCCAGGCATACGTCCCGAAAGAAGAAATTTCAAAAAAATGGGGAAACAATGCGGAGGAATTTTACAAAAAAATCAAATCGGCGGTTTTAGACACAAAAGGTGAAATTTTGACATATCAAAACGAGCCTATCCGCGCGGTTTTTCATTCGTCAAACAACGGACGAACCGAAAACGCGTCGGATGTGTGGGGCGGTGATTTTCCGTATCTTAAAAGCGTTGAAAGCTTGGGGGAGGATTTGTCGC
This genomic interval carries:
- the spoIID gene encoding stage II sporulation protein D, whose protein sequence is MKKFLLWVITLWLIIFALPFLAVSVKKSADASEKGQKNRADIDMGKEISVYLADSGKCVTMPFEEYITGVVCAEMPALFEVEAIKAQAVAARTYTVSKINANANDLQDAHKGASICTSPAHCQAYVPKEEISKKWGNNAEEFYKKIKSAVLDTKGEILTYQNEPIRAVFHSSNNGRTENASDVWGGDFPYLKSVESLGEDLSPKFLTEYTVDYKVFCDTVKKEYPDADLSKFVGDISRTEGGAVDTIEIFGIKIKGTKMRSMFMLKSANFDIKKDGETVIFTVHGYGHGVGMSQYGANYMASQGKNYAEILAVYYNGAQISMYNS